The segment ACTTCCCGGCCAAGGAGGACCTCTTCCTCGACCGGAGCAAGGGCATGGTGGACCGGCTCTGCCGCTTCGTACGGGGCCGGACGGCGGGGGAGTCCGCGGCCGCCGCCGTGCTGCGCGAACTGCGCGAAGAGGTCGCGGCGGTCTCGCCGCGGGTCGGGCTGATCGAGGGGTACGACCAGTTCATGCGGGTGGTGGACGGGGCGCCCACCCTCAAGGCGCGGCTCTGGTTCCTCCAGCAGGAGATCCACACCAACCTGGCGGAAACCCTCCGGGAGGAGACCGGAGCCCCGGCCGGCGATCCGCTGCCCGGCCTGATGGCGGGCCAGATCGGCTGGGTGCACCAGAGTCTGATGGGGTGGATCGCGCAGGAGATGCTCGCCGGCCGCAAGCCCGCCGAGGTCTCCCGGGAGGCCCTGGTCCTGCTCGACGAGATGGAAGAGCTTCTGGGCGAAAAGGTCCTCAACTACGCCGTACGGACGGCCGGCTGACGGCGGACTGTCCGGTTCGTGCCCCGCGGAAGCGCCCCGACGGTGTGATGTCCGTCATCTGAGACGTGACGCGCATCTCTTACCCTCCAAAGGATCGCTCACGACCGCTAACGTCACCCAGGACCGTCAAATGCACAGGGTGTGAGGGGACAGCAGTGGCAAAGAAGCTCGCCGTCATCGGCGCCGGACTCATGGGATCCGGTATCGCGCAGGTCTCCGCCCAGGCGGGCTGGGACGTGGTTCTCCGCGATGTGACGGACGAGGCGCTGGCCCGGGGCAAGGGTGGCATCGAGGCCTCGTACGAGAAGTTCGTCGCCAAGGGCAAGCTGGCGGCGTCCGACGCCGAGCAGGCGCTGGCCCGCATCACCACCTCGACCGACCTGGAAGCCGCCGCCGACGCGGACATCGTCGTCGAGGCCGTCTTCGAGCGGATCGAGATCAAGCGGGAGATCTTCCAGGCGCTGGACAAGCTGGTCAAGGACGAGGCGGTGCTGGCCTCCAACACCTCCGCCATCCCGATCACCAAGATCGCCGCGGCCACCTCCCGCCCCGAGCGGGTCGTCGGTGCGCACTTCTTCTCGCCGGTGCCGATGATGCAGCTGTGCGAGCTGGTCCGCGGTTACAAGACCAGCGACGAAACCCTCGCCACCGCCCGGCAGTTCGCCGAGTCGGTCGGCAAGACCTGTGTCGTCGTCAACCGCGACGTGGCCGGCTTCGTCACCACCCGCCTGATCTCGGCGCTGGTCGTCGAGGCCGCCAAGCTCTACGAAGCCGGCGTGGCCAGCGCCGAGGACATCGACACCGCCTGCAAGTTGGGCTTCGGCCATGCGATGGGACCGCTGGCCACCGCCGACCTGACGGGCATCGACATCCTGCTGCACGCCACCGACAACATCTACACCGAGTCCCAGGACGAGAAGTTCGCCCCGCCGGAGATCATGCGTCGGATGGTCGATGCGGGCGATATCGGACGCAAGAGTGGGCAGGGCTTCTACGAGCACTGATGCCGCGTCAGGCCCATCGGCCTGATGGCGTCACCCCGTGGGGTGAATTCGGTATCGGTTCGCTTACAGGCGGCAACTTCGCCGCACGAGAGGCAGTCAGATCTGTAGACGTCCAGGCTTCATCACCCATGACATCGGGGAGCGCATATGCACATCAGGGGCGACCACGCCGAGCTGGTCGTCGGGGGCCGCCTTGACGTCCGCAGCGCGGCGGACGCCCGTACGGCCCTGCACGCCGCCGTCGACTCCGGTCGGGGCGATCTCGTGCTGGACCTGACCGAACTGGATTCCTGGGACGCCACCGGCCTCGGCGTGATCATGGGCGCGCA is part of the Streptomyces platensis genome and harbors:
- a CDS encoding STAS domain-containing protein codes for the protein MHIRGDHAELVVGGRLDVRSAADARTALHAAVDSGRGDLVLDLTELDSWDATGLGVIMGAHRRAGRFNRRLVLRGVPPQMQRLLVATRLHRILAIEGGIEAESVPRV
- a CDS encoding 3-hydroxyacyl-CoA dehydrogenase family protein — translated: MAKKLAVIGAGLMGSGIAQVSAQAGWDVVLRDVTDEALARGKGGIEASYEKFVAKGKLAASDAEQALARITTSTDLEAAADADIVVEAVFERIEIKREIFQALDKLVKDEAVLASNTSAIPITKIAAATSRPERVVGAHFFSPVPMMQLCELVRGYKTSDETLATARQFAESVGKTCVVVNRDVAGFVTTRLISALVVEAAKLYEAGVASAEDIDTACKLGFGHAMGPLATADLTGIDILLHATDNIYTESQDEKFAPPEIMRRMVDAGDIGRKSGQGFYEH
- a CDS encoding TetR/AcrR family transcriptional regulator, whose product is MAEGLRERKKRQTRQYISDVATGLFLARGFDAVTIAEIAEAAEVSVNTVYNYFPAKEDLFLDRSKGMVDRLCRFVRGRTAGESAAAAVLRELREEVAAVSPRVGLIEGYDQFMRVVDGAPTLKARLWFLQQEIHTNLAETLREETGAPAGDPLPGLMAGQIGWVHQSLMGWIAQEMLAGRKPAEVSREALVLLDEMEELLGEKVLNYAVRTAG